The Macadamia integrifolia cultivar HAES 741 chromosome 4, SCU_Mint_v3, whole genome shotgun sequence genome contains the following window.
TATCAATTGAACTTCACTACATATATTTCTCATCATCCGGTTCCCAAATAAGTTAGATATTGCGTGGTGTGGTGGTTCCGGATGAACTGCTGGAGGCATCACCTGCTGTCTGATTCAAAGCTGATCCGGTTGCAAGAGTCCCTTTCCCACTCCCAACAGCCGCAATAGTATCCGTTTCAGCCAGCACTGGTATCTTAACAGCTgctctcttctccatttcctcCTCTAGTTCGTCCTCCCTACGCAATGCGGTGAACTGGGTATCCAAAGACCTTGCCGCTCCTAACCATGCGAAAACAATGACCAACAATACTCCTCCAAGATAGGGAGTCGAATTTGCCAGTGATCCAAATGTCAATATCATGAACTGCTGGATCAAAGCTCCTCCAGACTTCCCCAATGGGTTGCAGACAACATCAATGGCTGCCTTCCCTTTAACCTGCAAGCATGCAAAGTAACCATCACGgatatgaaagaaaagaatcagATTAGCAAGTAAAACTACAAAGATGGAGTGTCTTAAGCACATGCCTTGGTTTCTTCATCCAAAGGAATGTAAGCCATTTCTTTGCAAGGATCAAATAAACTATACTTTGCACTCTTACTGAAAATGTTCTGCAACGCACCAACATACACAGCTGCAAGCAGAGGAGTTATTCCAAGTTTCCCAATAATGGGTGCCAGTGGATCCCCAAATaaaatgagagagaagaagCCGGCTCCTGTGAGTAGTAGCACAGAGGGTGTGATTTTGGCTGCAACTCCCCACCCATATCTGTCAAATATCCATTGACTTAACAACATCATGGTGAAAGTTGCTATCCCAGTAGCAGTCGAGAAATCGCCCATGAATGACGAATACTCATTAGGGCTGGGAAACTGCAAAATTGCATAAAAAAAGTGATGGTAAGAGACAACTGCATTGGTGGCATGGTAGAAAAGGAGAACCAATATCACTTTCAGTTCACCTGAGCCTTGAGCTTTGATTTCCAAGTGACCTCAACAAGGTTGATGCTAATACCATAAGCAACCACCAAGGTGGCTAGGTCCCTCACATATTTTGAGGAAACTAAGAATTTCAAGCTTTCCATTGTACCCATTTTTGGCTTCGCCTGCAGAACAGTTAATGTCCATAAGCTTTATACAGAAAAATAACCATCAGgttctttttcctttaaaacAAGGAGAGGAACTAAAATGTCCAAATCAACTGCTTAAGAAATTGCACCACCAGACACAAATGCTTTAGGTCTAAAATTGTGAAATAGGCAACTTCATGTTTTGGTTTAGCGATAgatgaacaacaaaaaaataaaaaataaataaaaagaagaggaaaaagatggTGCAATACAAGGATCACCAGATCTGAACTTATACGTGTTCAAATTTAAGCCAGGGTTGAGCCAGTCCCTCAATTACAACAGCACCTAATAAATCATAACTGATCCATATCCAATTCAGGCTTACCAAATTGGACTCAATTACTACAATTACGATGAACGTGCTGGATATATATTGACATGGCAAGGAGAAAAACAATGCAAGTTTCTTGTTTCTTGTACATAAATACACTGGCATGGATGGATTATGTGAGGCAAACTCAAACAATACTAATGTGTGTGCTCCAGTACTTGGCAAAAACAGTGTTGGACTGTTGGTATCAGCTGCACTGCAGTTGCCAGTCTAACTAATCATGTACATGTGTGCAACTAGCCACATGTTTCAATTTAAGTAATTCAAGTGAAAAAAAGAGGAGCCAAATGGGTAAGGAGCAGCTCCATCATGTCTGTTAtaatgcttaccttcttcttaCTGCTACGCGTTGGAAGAGGAACAAAAGTATTCACCCACCAGTAGAGAAAACAGATTGTAAGGCCCATCACAACCACGATACCCATCATTCCTTTCAAGGAAACAGCCCATCCATCAACTCCAGGACCCAAGTTCTTTCTCATATTTGAAAAGTACTTCACAGTTCGTCCCGAGAAAACAAGGGCCACGTTTGCTCCAAGACCAAACAATGGGTAGAATTTTTTCGCTTCATCAACAGTAGTAATCTGCAATTGAAAACAAGCAGCACTATAATATTGCAGCTCTGAGTGCCGAGAATTCTAGAGGAATTTAATGATGGAAGTCCAAAAAACTATTGCTAGAAATGTAGCAGCAAGAACTTGTGACACCGGGAACACATAAAATAAACTTGATAACATCAAGATACTACCTACAGTTCACACACTGGAACGGTGTTAAGACTTTTAACATCCTTGATAAGAGCCCATACCATGAAATTAACAAACTAAAAGTTAAAAAAGAATTTGACAGAAAACCCAAAATACAGCAAAgaatataattttaaaattaacaTCCCTTATCACTGTAATTCCTTCTTTCAATTCTTTTATGATGTGggtaaaatttttcaaaaaaagcaGGCAAAACATAAAGTACAGTTCACTCTAAAGACAATGTTTGAGAGTGGTTAGTTGTCATGAGATGAAGCACTAAGACTTGGAATCTGAAAACTACTTAGATTAGAAGTCAAAAAGCAATTTTAGCTGCTTAAAACCCAGAAATCTCATGACAACCAATACTTAGCCACAAAAATTTCAACATCTAAGGCACTATTTTCCCCCATCTGCAAGTAGTGTAAATACCATGTCTGCTCTCCCACAtcaccccacaccccacccccacccccacccccccccccaccccaaaaaaaaaaaaaaaaaaagaaaaagaaaaagaaaaagaagaagaagaagctaaaaATGGACATAGAAACCACATTACAAATGGACAGACTCAAGTTGACTTGAAAGTTTCATATCACTCCCTTTCCTTTTAAAACACGCCAATGACAGCCTTGGATTCACTAAAACAATAAGCAAAAACCACTCTCAATATAAGGAGATAATTACTCCCTACAGCAAACATTTACCAGAAGTCAGGAATAGTTAAATGTTCCACATACAGTCAAACAATCATAAAATGGAATCACTTAAACACATAAAGAACCTATATGGATTTATTCACCTTTCCATTCTGTTATGAAGGGGAAGAGAAAATTTAAgataagattctttttttgcttttcttctcttttcagaaaaaagaaaagaaataatagagCAGTTATTTGCATCCAGTTAAGAAATCAAGGCACTCATATCAACAATAAGAATGAGAATTCATCAAATATTCACAAAACATATGAAATAAATATAAGATTATCAAcaaatattttaagaaaatacccccacaaaatcatttcaacaaAACCCAACGCCCCAAAACATCAAGATTCTGCCTTTGTATCAGTCACGCATGAGGAAAAACTAAGAACTTCTATTATAATATGAAAAAGATGAGACTCGATAATGAACAATACAATTGACGACAAGAACTCAGATtataaacagaaagaaaaatgaacaaGAATAGCCAAAACAAAATCCAAAGCGCAGAAACAGATCATGCGATAGCCTCACCTGGTTGGCCAAACCccaaaataaaactgaaatcaCCACACTTCCCCATAGTTCAGCCATGACATAGAACAAACAGAAGCTCCAAATCCTCAAGATTGCAACAGGGCCAACGAACCTCGGGCCGAGCGAAGCCACTAGCTTATCCGCGAGGGCTGTTGGGTGGAATACATTGCTAAGTGGGTAGAGAACAAACCCAAATGCTCCAAAGAAGGCTATGAAGGGAATGATGACGGTGTAGAAGAGAGCCTGCTTAGATAATACATTAGCGAGCTTGGTGTATAAGAGCATGAATCCAATGGCCATAGGCAAATTCACCCAAGTCTTCAGAAATGGTATAATCTCTGCACTACTCCCTTTAGCCGTCACAACCAAAACATCTTTTGTATCTCTGAGTATTGTATAATTGAATAGAATACAAAAGAACATCAAACCAAGGGGGATAATTTTCTTGAGAGTCACAAACTCGATACCCAAGAACTTGGGCTTTTCCACACCCAGTAATGCTTGCCCATCTGCTGAAGCCGCGGCAGCTGCTTCTGCTCTGCAGATATGCAAATTTCTACCTTTTGTCCAAAACCCATAATTTTTTGACACACAACCAATATTTCTTTGGAACCCATTAACTGATAGAGAAAACCCACCAAGGTCTTTATTGATTCTGGTGTTGATACGGTGTCTCAACCCCTGTGATGGATTTAAGAACCTCGTTCTAGGGTTTGCAGGTAGAGAAAGAAGCCCTTTCGTCTGAAGGACAGCCTCCATGTCTCTCAAGACCCTTCAGAAAAATTTCAAGCTTTCAGAAGAACATGAGGGATAAGGTGGCGAGAAGTTAAAATTCTCAAAGAGGGCTTGCAAGGAGAAGAGTTTTCCCCATCTTTTATAGAATTCAATCTGGCAAAAATGAATATATGatgagaaaaatccaaagaaggaaggaataaaaaaatctgaaacTTGGCAGTAATGAGCTTAAACAGATAAACAATCGTTAATGGTCAGCTTTCTTACTA
Protein-coding sequences here:
- the LOC122077244 gene encoding plastidic ATP/ADP-transporter-like encodes the protein MEAVLQTKGLLSLPANPRTRFLNPSQGLRHRINTRINKDLGGFSLSVNGFQRNIGCVSKNYGFWTKGRNLHICRAEAAAAASADGQALLGVEKPKFLGIEFVTLKKIIPLGLMFFCILFNYTILRDTKDVLVVTAKGSSAEIIPFLKTWVNLPMAIGFMLLYTKLANVLSKQALFYTVIIPFIAFFGAFGFVLYPLSNVFHPTALADKLVASLGPRFVGPVAILRIWSFCLFYVMAELWGSVVISVLFWGLANQITTVDEAKKFYPLFGLGANVALVFSGRTVKYFSNMRKNLGPGVDGWAVSLKGMMGIVVVMGLTICFLYWWVNTFVPLPTRSSKKKAKPKMGTMESLKFLVSSKYVRDLATLVVAYGISINLVEVTWKSKLKAQFPSPNEYSSFMGDFSTATGIATFTMMLLSQWIFDRYGWGVAAKITPSVLLLTGAGFFSLILFGDPLAPIIGKLGITPLLAAVYVGALQNIFSKSAKYSLFDPCKEMAYIPLDEETKVKGKAAIDVVCNPLGKSGGALIQQFMILTFGSLANSTPYLGGVLLVIVFAWLGAARSLDTQFTALRREDELEEEMEKRAAVKIPVLAETDTIAAVGSGKGTLATGSALNQTAGDASSSSSGTTTPRNI